A single window of Colletotrichum higginsianum IMI 349063 chromosome 8, whole genome shotgun sequence DNA harbors:
- a CDS encoding Calcium binding modulator protein, with translation MYGVSSPPPTGGPRPTAQHRPPPNSRPPPSPAPDASADGADPTLLPLFRAVDKDGTGQLSERELSTALVNGDWTAFDPQTVRMMIRMFDSDRSGTIGFAEFCGLWSFLASWRTLFDRFDADRSGNISLPEFSNALIAFRYRLSPGFVELLFRTYDKRGEGVMSFDLFVQACISLKRMTDVFKKYDDDRDGYITLSFEDFLTEILKQLK, from the exons ATGTACGGCGTCagctctcctcctccgacgGGCGGCCCGCGTCCTACTGCCCAACACCGACCCCCACCCAACTCGAGACCGCCCCCGTCTCCTGCCCCTGATGCCTCTGCCGATGGCGCTGACCCGACTCTCCTGCCCCTCTTTCGAGCCGTCGATAAGGATG GTACCGGCCAGCTTTCCGAGCGCGAACTGTCCACCGccctcgtcaacggcgactGGACCGCTTTCGACCCGCAAACGGTGCGCATGATGATCCGCATGTTTGACTCCGACCGCAGCGGCACCATCGGTTTCGCTGAGTTCTGCGGGCTTTGGTCCTTCCTCGCCTCGTGGCGCACCCTCTTTGACCGTTTCGACGCCGACCGCTCCGGTAATATCTCGCTCCCCGAGTTCAGCAACGCACTCATCGCCTTCCGCTACCGCCTGAGCcccggcttcgtcgagctcCTCTTCCGGACGTATGACAAGCGCGGTGAGGGCGTCATGTCCTTCGACCTCTTCGTTCAGGCTTGCATTTCACTCAAGCGCATGACGGACGTGTTCAAGaagtacgacgacgacagggACGGTTACATCACACTGAGCTTCGAGGACTTCTTGACGGAGATTCTCAAGCAGCTCAAGTAG